DNA sequence from the Mangifera indica cultivar Alphonso chromosome 18, CATAS_Mindica_2.1, whole genome shotgun sequence genome:
CTTGTCACTTTGGACTCTTTTGACCACGCAAAAATGGTTTCCTCCAAACAATCCAATCGCAGCCGTCAgatcatgaaaaaaaatgttCAGTCGAGACCGTATAAAACCACAAGCAATGGAGAAAAGAAAGACAACAGATATATATACAATTCACATAAACGTAGCCTCGAGTCTCTCTGTTACAGGAGAAAAAACAGAACAGTGGAGCTAAACGTGTTTCTGTATGTAATTGTTGCTTCCTGCCGCCTTTGATCAATCCTAAAAGGCCAGCTTTGAACTTTCAACAGCTTGCCAAAACATGTTTTTCCAACAGAAATGAACTCAAAAGCTTaactttcttcttctattttctgttctctgtagtttttttcttcagtttGAATAAACTTAGAAAGCCAGGAAAAAACTTATCTTTTATCAATCAAATTTGTAAAACCTGCTCAAACAATGCCTTTTCTCCTTGCCCATTGCGTCAGGTTTCAAGAAAAAGGTTCGTTTTCTTCTAAAGTTTTGGTCTTTAATCAGTTTTGGTTCATTTGATTGAAGATTTTATTTGCAGTTTAAGGGTTTAAATTGATTTAGTAATGATCGCAGCTTGTTTATGTGATCTGGGTATTCTTTGCTGTTTATAAAAAAGTGATCCTTGGCTTTTGATGGTGTTTTTAACTTTGGTGAAGATTATTAGTACTGTGTATTGGCTGTAAATCTGCTGGTGAAATTTGGGGTTTGATCATATTTGTTCATAGATTTGGCATTGTAAAGCTACTGATTGTGTCTTTATCAATGGATTTATATTAAACCACCTATTAGCCCATTGAAGAGTAAATTAATGTTTAAGTAATTGTTTATTCTTGTTTGATTCGTTTGTTGTCTCTGGTTGATTTTCCTAATGCATCTGTTCTGTTCTTTTATGGAATATTTTATACCATATTTCTCATTATATGCTTACCCAACTACCATATTTCTCATTATAGTTAAATATGCATTTCATCTTATAgtatatgtgtgtttaattTAGAAGTAATTTCATGTTTTCATTCCAAGATTGCTGCTTGCTTGATGTTTTGCAAGCTTCAGTAGCTTTGTTTTGGGGGAAATCAAATGATTTGAGTTGgtttaatattctaattttcttgttgaatgttgttttaatagACATATATTCGAAGACTGGAATTTGTAGTGTTTAAGATGTTTCTAATCTGAGCGCTGAGGTATAGCTGAAGATCTTGTGAGGGAAATTGGGATATCAGAATTGTGGATTGAAGGGTTGATAAAGTTGAGCAATGGGATCTCTAAATATGGAGAAGAAGTGGATTTTCCCTTTAGTGATAAGCTCTCTTGtatttatatttcttcttgCAACTTCCTTCAACATGGGTCTAATCTCTTCGATACACACAATAAATTCTATCTTCGCGGTTTTCCCTTCCCATGTCTCAGCAAACCATACTGATCCAACATATGCCGAGATGAAGGTTAAATGGGCTCCACCGCCACCTTCTGGCCCAACAATTCCTCGATTTGCTTATTTGGTTTCTGGGTCAAAGGGTGATTTGGAAAAGCTTTGGAGAACTCTTCTGGCTTTATATCATCCACGGAACCAATATGTTGTTCATTTGGACCTTGAAGCCCCAATTGAGGAAAGATTGGAGCTTGCATTGAGAGTGGAGAAAGATCCCATGTTTTCGAAGGTTGGGAATGTCCACATGGCTATTAGAGCTAATATGGTTACTTATAGAGGACCAACTATGGTTGCTAATACGCTTCATGCTTGTGCTATTCTTCTCAAGAAAAGTAAGGACTGGGATTGGTTTATTAATCTTAGTGCTTCAGATTATCCTCTTGTGACTCAAGATGGTAAATCACGTTTACTCAactcatataattatataatcttATAATCATGCTTTAATTTTTGGTAGGAGAAGTGCTAGTTCTGCATTGAACAGACATTCATTAATTAGCCTTAATTTGCAGATCTTCTTTTTGCATTTTCAACTCTAAGCCGGAAACTTAATTTCATTGATCACACTGGCAGGCTCGGTTGGAAAGAGTAAGCTCTTTGTTCCCTCTGACTACATATTTTCAGGacttattttatatgttaaatgataataaatgttATTGTTATTCTGCAGGGATAGACGAGCAAAGCCTTTGTTGATTGACCCTGGACTTTACAGGTCGACTAAGTCAGATATATTTTGGGTCACACCACGGAGAACTTTGCCGACAgcatttaaattatttactgGTTAGTAATCGATCTTTCACTTATTTTGCTTGCGAAAGATGAAAAGTGATGAAACAATATGTATTCTTCCCATTTGAGCATGTCGTGGTTAACTAAGCTTGGCCTCTGCGAACAATCTGaactttgaattcattttatttccttttttcgGTGTTTGAGGTTTGAGTAAGTTAATCATTTTAAACAATTCGAGCTGATTCTGGAAGCACTTTGCGTATATCCTTATTTGTACACTTTTGGTGTTTAGCTATTAAATAACGTTTTCTTCTGTTACAGGCTCGGCATGGATGGTTCTCTCTCATTCATTTGTAGAATATTGCATTTGGGGTTGGGATAATCTACCAAGAACTTTGCTCATGTACTACACAAACTTTGTCTCTTCTCCTGAATTCTATTTTCACACTGTCATATGCAACGTGCCAGAGTTTGCTGATACTGTTGTTAATCATGATTTGCACTACATTTCTTGGGACAATCCCCCAAGACAACACCCGCGTGCCCTCTCACTTAACGACACTGATAAGATGATTGCAAGCAATGCTGCTTTTGCCCGGAAATTCAAAGAAGGTACTCCTGTCTTGGACAAGATTGATAAAGAGTTACTTGGTCGGAAGAATGGGACCTTCACCCCTGGTGCTTGGTGTGCTGGTGACTCCACTTGTTCAAAGCTTGGAGAtgcaaacaaaatcaaaccagGCCCTGGAGCTGAGAGACTTCTCCGTTTAATACAAAGGCTTGTAATCAAAGCTAAAAATGGTCAGAACCAGTGTAAATAGGTCCCATTATAGTTCGACGCATATGACAGAAAGATTACTACCGAGAAGCCTGCCAACAGCTTTGAAATCTTGAAGGGAAGAAATGATGATGGTGAAGCtacattttcaacttttttttattagaattccAGTTATCTTAGTACATCGAAAACAAATTTACCCAGAAAAATTGATATGGATGGGATCAAACGCTGTCATGTTCCTGATCATCCATTCTTTTGCTAGGCTATAATTTCTTAGGCCTTCCACAATGTACAATTTGGAAGCTTTCTGCAGTCATTTTTTTCCCACAtcttattgttaataaaatttttcactcCCAGATAATTAGATGTACTACTACCTATAAACTCAGCGGTTTCAATTTGGGAACTATTGCTATTGTATCATGGTTGAAGTATGTGATTGGTTAGAAGATCAGCATCTTCTAATAAAGTCTATGAGATGGTGCTAAATTATGATCTCAAATCAATGCAAATTTGTTCCTGAAAATCTGAACTTCACAAGTTTCCAGACATTTTAGGCCTGAACAAAGAGTTACGGTAGCCTATAATTGCCAATGCGCAGATTCCTGATTATGGAAGGGTGTTGATTTGATCGTATCCTAGGAAGCACAGAGACGCACCCATGGTGTATTTCTGTGTAACTAAAACATCTCGAGACTAGTACGAAATGTTTTGAGGcatttcaaaaatacaaatacgtttctttttttttactcaATTTTGTGTTTCGTTCTCTTTCGCGATTTCGAAACTAACTCTAGTTTTGTCTTCTTTATTTTTGAGagtgttaaaatttattttctctccATCTCCAATTTCTCTAACTATCTGTGAACGTTAACAAAATCAGTTTTATCAAGTTTtgatatacattatttatttgattattaattgatAGACTAATTTGGTTAAATGTACACCTTATTGTAACTAAAAGTTTatcgtatttttttttataaaatttgatataaatatatttaaacacacacacacacacacacacacacacacacacacacacacacatatatatatatatatatatatatatatatatatatatatatatatatatatatatatataacactctatattttgtatattaatatattttcttatatttctgtttcttatatttttagaaatatacttttcaatattttcattttcacgTTTTTACTTTTTCGTTTCCGTACTACCTAGATCATATCAATAGAAGATCATTTGCTTTGCAATATTAGTGTGTACAAAAAGGATGGTTAGTGGTTGGGGTTATGAAGCATTCAAAATATTTTGCTTCACATGGAAATgatcaat
Encoded proteins:
- the LOC123202482 gene encoding beta-glucuronosyltransferase GlcAT14B-like; its protein translation is MGSLNMEKKWIFPLVISSLVFIFLLATSFNMGLISSIHTINSIFAVFPSHVSANHTDPTYAEMKVKWAPPPPSGPTIPRFAYLVSGSKGDLEKLWRTLLALYHPRNQYVVHLDLEAPIEERLELALRVEKDPMFSKVGNVHMAIRANMVTYRGPTMVANTLHACAILLKKSKDWDWFINLSASDYPLVTQDDLLFAFSTLSRKLNFIDHTGRLGWKEDRRAKPLLIDPGLYRSTKSDIFWVTPRRTLPTAFKLFTGSAWMVLSHSFVEYCIWGWDNLPRTLLMYYTNFVSSPEFYFHTVICNVPEFADTVVNHDLHYISWDNPPRQHPRALSLNDTDKMIASNAAFARKFKEGTPVLDKIDKELLGRKNGTFTPGAWCAGDSTCSKLGDANKIKPGPGAERLLRLIQRLVIKAKNGQNQCK